From the genome of Vitis riparia cultivar Riparia Gloire de Montpellier isolate 1030 chromosome 11, EGFV_Vit.rip_1.0, whole genome shotgun sequence:
CAACATTATATATGAAATGATGGCCAAATGAGCTACCACTCTTATTTTTgctgtaattaatttttttttctaggattTTATACtctttttcctctattttttggTACATTTGGTGTGGTACGCTCAGAGATTGTCTGGCTTCTGATATTCACAATTTACGAGCTCCTCACTTTGGTTTGTGTTTTCCAAATAGGTTGTAGAGGTTTCCACCTCAAAAACAGGCAAGCATGGACATGCCAAGTGCCATTTCGTGGGAATTGACatatttaatgggaagaaaCTTGAAGATATTGTTCCTTCATCCCATAACTGTGAtgtatactattttattttattgcacTGTCTTTAGAATACTGTTCTTCCATTTTTCCAGGAGATGGGACTTTGTAATTCCACTCAAGTTGGATGGCAATCCCATTTAAATTGATTGGATCATTGATCAGTTGGTTTTTTCAATTCTTGTTTTCTCAGGTTCCCCATGTTAATCGTACTGACTATCAGCTGATTGATATTTCTGAAGATGGTTTTGTAAGTTTTCTCACCAGTTAATACTGAAGTGTGCCTTTAGCATGTTTTCTGCATTTGAATTGTGCGAGGCCTAAAGGTTCCCTGGTTTCTGCCATACTATCTGGATTAGATTGTGTGTACACTCAAGTATACTCAGTATGACTGTTCTGCTAGCCAAACTGGCCTTTGTGGAATTGAAATATTATCTTGTgatctaaactaaatagattttgatttcttttaggTGAGTCTTTTAACTGAAAATGGAAACACCAAGGATGATCTGAGGCTTCCCACCGATGACAATCTGCTCAGCCAGGTTGCCTTTTATTGGACTCTTTTTGTTGCCATCTTGATAGATTATGCATTTCATACTGATTAAATATCTTTGTATGCTTTCTTGTATATAGATTAAAGATGGGTTCGCTGATGGGAAAGACCTTGTGGTGACTGTCATGTCTGCAATGGGAGAGGAGCAGATCTGTGCCCTTAAGGACATTGgtcctaaaaattaaatatatggcTGTGGCAATAGCTATAGCTAAAAACCAAACATCGTCTTTCATGTAGTTAAAAGAGGGGTTTTATCGACTATGTGTGTGCAACAGACTTCTATTATGATTCTCGTTTAGTTGTGTAATTAAAACTTGTTTTCTGGCATGTGGAGGGGATATGAAGGGAAAACAGGAGCTGCTGATCCCCAAACAAAGGAACCTTGCATTTACCGCTGggtgaaatttatataatatagtcTTTAACTCCATAATATTGGATTATGTTTGTCATTTTTCATTGTTATAATCCTTTCCACTCTCGGATATTGCTGGAAAGTTAGAATCTTTGGTTCCACCATAGCTTTGCTTAGCCTTGTTTCCTGCTGAATGGATTACttgtaaaaattattgtatCATGATTATACTATGTAGAACCACAAATTTCTGGTAGGCATTTCCTTAATTGTGCCACACAAATTGAGTGGGGgaaaaacaattatacaaatGATTCATAAGATTCTCAGTCAGCCATTCTGCTTATGTGGGTACAGTTCTCCTTGTATAGTGGAGTCCAGTCTGTCTTTGGTCGTGTTTTGTATTTTGTGGGAAGGATGTCTCATCCTCTTCTTCGGCTTCTACTTTTATTAATACAAACACATCGtctgtttctgataaaaaagacaaaaagattcTCAGTCAGCCATTCTAGGGAATATCTTAGCCGAATATTTGCTTTTGCATGTGTGTCAATGCATTTGGTCTTTTACTAAGCCTCAAGTTCACATGCTTAggacttctttttccttttccttttctttcaggATTTTCTGTTTGTTTGGGTTGGACAAAGATCTTATGCTGATAAGCTTACTTTCCATGGAACATACTATTTtaccccaaaaagaaaaatgataatgttTTGATGCCAATTCTAAAAGGTAATCTGGCAATGTCTTTGATCTATGCCGTTCCTACTGTACTCATTTCTCTTTCAAGTACCAGCATCTGCTATATTTGCTAGATTTGGGCAAGTGCAGCATGAagcaaaatacaaaaaatggtTGATGTTTATTCATTACACGTCTTTTGGGGCAAACAGGGTTATCATGCATCCTCTTTGAAAGTAGATTGGTGCTAGTGGTTTTCATAATCCTGATTCACTCAATTGAACTGGTGAAGTCTGGTGCGACACAGGTTTTCCCCTCTGTCAATGGCCACCATGCAGAGTGTCCAGGAAGATTTTTGCTTAGAATAATGGTATTCAACCTGAATTCCTTCAGTGAGCAGTCGaattaaaaccatcaaatgattAGCTGTATACTTAGTCCATTGTGTTTATTGATTTAACCAAGTCCTAATCATCTAATTTTCCTGAATTTCCTACCCAGATCACACAACAAATTGcagactttattttattttattctcaatTTCAAGCCACCTATTCTTGGAATCTTTTCCACTTTTGATTGGTAAGttggatattttttattcacctGTAACTGTTACACACCAACAATCGAGAGCTAGAGCCAATGGGTCTTTAGTACATGAACCAACTCACTAGGGAACAAccaaaattagtaaaaaaccAAGTGGAAGGCTTGACCTATTGCTTATGATCAAGTCTACATAACTCTCCAACAACcccttaaattttaattttaattaagagTCTCCACCAGTATCAAGCTTTATAACCTCCTTCAAAAGTTTGACTTCCTTGACATGAATGcataaataatcaaaagaaTATATGCATTGGGTATTCTTAAATGCTTTCAAGAAAGCGTTTTCTAAACTCAATCAAAGCCCTATGAGGACAGGGGTTCAGTACCTAACCAAACTGCTACCAATGGGCATGCTTAGTGCAATAAAAATGCATTGTCAGAGACTCTGCCCAGCCCATTCCACCACTAAATGAAGCAGTACAAAGCAGACAACAAGAGAGCCCAACTGATCCTTGTTGAGAAGAAACCAAGAGCAGATGGCTCTCAGTCCAGGTTGGACCATCCCCACTTTTTCATCAATAGACCAATGCAAACCAATTTTTTTCCATACCAGCAATTTGAATAATGAAAACAATGAGGTTCAGATTACTTTAGAGAGGCGAAATCTGACTCATTACTCCACATTCCATGCTATTAGTGTCTTCACCATACACCTGTTTTTACCTGAGATCTGTGGTTCCAATTAAGTGGATTAATCTTGTACACTAGGTTGACTGTTTTATCGTGTTAAGGTAATATGTTTTTCCAGTTGGAGGATTGAATATGGAAAGTGGATTGTTGGTTCTACTAATCCCAACATCCTTGGCTCATTTCATATAGTCAGACTTCCTTTGCCAACAATGTCAAACCTGAAACAATTTTTATCCTACAGCACAAATAAAACCAACCTCATTTGTTTCAGAAAAACTAGACATGGCATTGTTGGGATTGTAGTATTATCATAGATGTTTGTCACAATGTATATACAATGAGAAAACCTTAAATCTGGAAACTTTCAATCAATAAATTCTTGACTAAAACAGTGGCCATGCATATATTAATTCAAAGGTTCTTGCCAGTGCACATTTCTGCCCGTCTCGTACAACTTTCTATGCAATCAAATAACAAGCAAGATATTACAGTTGTAAATGTAAGCCCTGCTAATGGGCACTACTGAGAATGAATAAAATTCCTCAATCTATAAATATATCACACATAtattagcaaaaataaaaatcaattggcAACTATGACAAGGAATCTTTACTCACAGCGGAATTGCCATAGATATAGTACCCAAATCCCCAAAAGGTAATGATCAGAGAGAGGATCTTGAAGCTGCTCATTGGGTCATGCAGTAATATAACAGCTGCAATGCTGGTGAGTGGTACCCTTATTGCATTGAGAACACCAGCTAGCACAGTGGATGACAAATAAAGCACAGCAGTTCCTCCCAAAACTCCCAACTGGAAAGTAATGGCACCCCAGATGAGAACCAGGTAATATGAAGCTTTGCCACCCTTGAAACTTCTAGCCTCAGACGCCATCCCTTGAAAATCCTTCTCCACAATGACCCCAATCGTGGTAAATATGAAGGCGAATAAAGATACCATGACCTGTTGCTCCAAAACAACATGGAAGGAAATTCTCCCCAGTAACTTCACAAACACTAGCTCTGAAAGAGCAAAAATGAGCCCATGGAGGGCAGATCCCAAGATATCCCATATAAACCCCATAATGTATTGGCTATCACTAACATTATCATACCTGTCTGAATCTGAATCCAAGGCAATGATTGTTACAGCAGCAGTAATGATCACAATAGCATTTATAGTTGCAGCATTGAGTTTGTTATTCACAAGAAAATAACCAAACAGTGCAGAGAACACGAGGGAGGATGATGCCAGAAGAGAAGCAGTTGATGCAGGGAGGTAGGCATAAGCATATGCATACATGAGGTTGTCAGCAGCACTTAAGAAGCCCAACACAATGTATGACATAACAAGTTTGAGGTTCAGAGGAGTAGGCgaggttttaaaatataagtacGTGGGAACTAACATTAAAGCAGTTAGAGGCCACCCTGCCACAGCCACCCATGAAATAATCCATTTGCTTTTGCCCCCATTGTCATAATAGAGACGAGATAGGATGCTAGAAGCAGGAAATGCCACAAGCATTGCTCCACTGCTTAGAATGAGAAGAACCCAATACGAGGTTGGCTTGCGTTTGTATGTTTCCCAGGCCCTGGTCCAAAAGTTGGAAAACTGTTCCCACAATGGAACAGATGGTCTTGGTAATGCCTCCTCCATTCTTTCCCCACAAAAAAAAGTGATCATGAGAATAccaattaaaacttttaatatCATAAAGAAATTTACTCCTGGTTAGAAGATGcataaataaatctaaaaatgcACATATACCAATGCTTGAAGAACACATCTATCATGTTAAATAGTATGAAAAATATACCAGGGATGTTggtctttttattatttatttatttatgtattttttcctctttacaTGACCAAATGCATTCAGTAGTTTGGAGCATTTGGATTTTATAGTACAGAGGAGGATCATATTAACAGAATAATACCCTGTAAAGATTGATCAAACTGAAGCCCGTCTGTGAACATGCAAAGTGTTGACATAAGACAGGTTTCCAGTCTTTTTAACACCTTACAGTGTGCCTTGCCTCAAAGACTTAATTCCCCGTCCTGTCAAACCATTTTACATATTAGTAAACCCAGTCAAGGCCCCTAATTAATCTCAGTGAGAAACATAACAAGGGGTTTTCTTATTTATGGAATATCCTCCCCCCAAGTTATAGCAGTTTTACAGGGTTAATAGACTTAAGGGTAGACAGATAAAGGCCAAGGCctgatttgtttcttttttttttccttttgacttTAGTCTTAAAAGCAAATAGCTTCAGGCTTAAGACATTTTAGACCtgattgttttttaacttatcaTAATAGAAAAGGtcactttttctcttttatcttttcaaacCTTTAGCTTTCTTCCACAGTCAAACCTGATTTCTTACttcaaataaaaccaaattcatttttaaaattttttgttaacccttgacttaaaaataaaccaaaccaTTCAAATTTCATGCAATTTGAACTCCAAGACATAACATTCATCTTAATATCCACTAGAATCaacaatttcaattaattttgaaaaaaataaaaaataaaaagttaggaTTTGGCAGTCTTAATTTCATACATTGAAAACctgaaaattaatgaattaattttaataattgaacatgcatttcaatcataaataatCCATAGGTCTAAATATGCACCATATGTAAGTCACCAgaaaatttctaacattttgTTACTACCCAATTACCAAAACAACTAATCAGTTGTGGTATTTTGGAATTTCAGAAgtatattaaattactattttttaaattattggttttcaaatatctttattttaattatataaagtaataagaaacaaacaattatttttgtaaaaataataactatTCATTTAACAAATATCGgcaatattttaataaaaacaaccaatttaatatttaataacattcaaacattagtaaaaaataaacaacttaatacttaatgaaATAGACCaaaattaagttaaagaatatttaaatttaagatgtAGAGTAAGTGGGTGTCTGgtaaactaacttaataacttaaagtaacttaatgatttaatttaagtcattaagtcaattaagtatgtttggtgaaataacttaatggtatgacttaaagtcaaaaacaactttaagtaataagtacaAACAATTAACGTATTCTTAAgtccacatcttcattttacctttttacccctATTTGCTCTAATTACCTCCATGATCTCCACTGTTACTCAACCTCCTTTGCCCTAATTCTAACTTATGAGGATAAACatgttaatttaatgatttaaaataagttttaagttaattttatcaaacaaccttgatacataaagtaataatttactaataagttttaagttaacaacttaagtataatttaacttaaagtcaacttaagttattaagtaataagaattaagttttaccaaacacctccTTACTTTATAacttaagtaaaaataaataagtgtcTACTTGGATACACTTcctactttttgtttttaaaaacaaaaagtatataCAAAGTGAAAACTCATATACATAAAGTATAAATTAGCCTATgcttttgaaattcattttcaaaactaaaaatataagaattgcTTAATTTGgatgataaattataaaataaatccacaAAGTTCTAAAATAAAAACCGAGATTCAACCACATGCAACCACTATTTTGGTTTCATAACTCATCTAATTTTCGAAGAAATTAAACTCCGTAAATGTTTTTATATTCCTTattcaaaagggaaaacaacaacattaaaatcataaaatctgCACAAAAACTGAATCTAATACAATTTTTCAAAGTTCAACACCTCAGAATGCAACAAAACTGACATAAAACATCATCACAGAATTTCTCCAATTAAAACTCCAAAACATAACTCACATTTATCTAAACATCCActagaaaaaaagagagagaaaaattaaGGAAACTTAAGCTAgaaaatttctaacattttcatAATAGCCAAATATAGTTAGAAACATTAACTTCTATCATAATTAATCACCATCATTGTTTAAtgtattcaattttcttatttttgttatttggaaatattttaaattattattattttttcaaattattacttttcaaatatcttattccaattttataaaataagaaggaatatattttggtattttgggatatttgaaaatattgtcaattataaaaagaaagataataaTTAAATCTTATTACTAATTTTAGATGTTTTTGCCATgttaaaataaacaacttaacaACATTCAGAAACCACTATTTAGATCTGAACTGAATTCAAGCCACTTCAGATTTTGGGCACCATCTCATTGCTATTGGGAGGCTGATGAGTGAGGATTTTTAGATAGCTAAGAAGTGATAGAAGGTAGCCGActgaaaaataaatactaaaattgCTTCAAGATGACCAAAGAAGAAATCGGTCAGCTATGATATGATCAGCTTATTTCTGAAAACAACCATCAGCTATAAGTTGCTTTCACCCCTAACCTTTAGAGGAGAAAAACCATGGAAAACA
Proteins encoded in this window:
- the LOC117924492 gene encoding probable purine permease 5 isoform X2 — encoded protein: MEEALPRPSVPLWEQFSNFWTRAWETYKRKPTSYWVLLILSSGAMLVAFPASSILSRLYYDNGGKSKWIISWVAVAGWPLTALMLVPTYLYFKTSPTPLNLKLVMSYIVLGFLSAADNLMYAYAYAYLPASTASLLASSSLVFSALFGYFLVNNKLNAATINAIVIITAAVTIIALDSDSDRYDNVSDSQYIMGFIWDILGSALHGLIFALSELVFVKLLGRISFHVVLEQQVMVSLFAFIFTTIGVIVEKDFQGMASEARSFKGGKASYYLVLIWGAITFQLGVLGGTAVLYLSSTVLAGVLNAIRVPLTSIAAVILLHDPMSSFKILSLIITFWGFGYYIYGNSAVSKDSLS
- the LOC117924492 gene encoding probable purine permease 5 isoform X1; the encoded protein is MQPLLQPENTSMRNSSPENLRMEEALPRPSVPLWEQFSNFWTRAWETYKRKPTSYWVLLILSSGAMLVAFPASSILSRLYYDNGGKSKWIISWVAVAGWPLTALMLVPTYLYFKTSPTPLNLKLVMSYIVLGFLSAADNLMYAYAYAYLPASTASLLASSSLVFSALFGYFLVNNKLNAATINAIVIITAAVTIIALDSDSDRYDNVSDSQYIMGFIWDILGSALHGLIFALSELVFVKLLGRISFHVVLEQQVMVSLFAFIFTTIGVIVEKDFQGMASEARSFKGGKASYYLVLIWGAITFQLGVLGGTAVLYLSSTVLAGVLNAIRVPLTSIAAVILLHDPMSSFKILSLIITFWGFGYYIYGNSAVSKDSLS
- the LOC117925617 gene encoding eukaryotic translation initiation factor 5A-like; the encoded protein is MSDEEHHFDSKADAGASKTYPQQAGAIRKNGYIVIKARPCKVVEVSTSKTGKHGHAKCHFVGIDIFNGKKLEDIVPSSHNCDVPHVNRTDYQLIDISEDGFVSLLTENGNTKDDLRLPTDDNLLSQIKDGFADGKDLVVTVMSAMGEEQICALKDIGPKN